One genomic segment of Erinaceus europaeus chromosome 18, mEriEur2.1, whole genome shotgun sequence includes these proteins:
- the TMEM185B gene encoding transmembrane protein 185B translates to MNPRGLFQDFNPSKFLIYACLLLFSVLLPLRLDGVLQWSCWAVFAPIWLWKLLVLVGASVGAGVWARNPRYRHEGEACVEFKAMLIAVGIHLLLLMFEVLVCDRVERGSHFWLLVFMPLFFVSPVSVAACVWGFRHDRSLELELLCSVNILQFIFIALRLDRIIHWPWLVVFVPLWILMSFLCLVVLYYIVWSLLFLRSLDVVAEQRRTHVTMAVSWMTIVVPLLTFEVLLVHRLDGHNTFSYVSIFIPLWLSLTTLMATTFRRKGGNHWWFGIRRDFCQFLLEIFPCLREYGNISYDLHHEDSEDAEDASVPDAPKIAPMFGKKARVVITQSPGKYVPPPPKLNIDMPD, encoded by the coding sequence ATGAACCCCCGGGGCCTGTTCCAGGACTTCAACCCCAGCAAGTTCCTCATCTACGCCTGCCTGCTGCTCTTCTCCGTGCTGCTGCCGCTCCGCCTGGACGGCGTCCTCCAGTGGAGCTGCTGGGCCGTGTTCGCGCCCATCTGGCTGTGGAAGCTGCTGGTCCTCGTGGGCGCCTCGGTGGGTGCGGGGGTGTGGGCCCGCAACCCTCGCTACCGCCACGAGGGGGAGGCCTGCGTGGAGTTCAAGGCCATGCTGATCGCCGTGGGCATCCACCTGCTACTGCTCATGTTCGAGGTGCTGGTGTGCGACCGCGTAGAGCGGGGGAGCCACTTCTGGCTGTTGGTCTTCATGCCGCTCTTCTTCGTGTCGCCGGTGTCGGTGGCCGCCTGCGTCTGGGGCTTCCGACACGACCGCtcgctggagctggagctgctgTGCTCCGTCAACATCCTGCAGTTCATCTTCATCGCCCTGCGGCTGGACCGCATCATCCACTGGCCATGGCTGGTGGTGTTCGTGCCGCTGTGGATCCTCATGTCGTTCCTGTGCCTCGTGGTCCTCTACTACATCGTCTGGTCCCTGCTGTTCCTGCGCTCCCTGGACGTGGTGGCCGAGCAGCGGCGCACCCACGTGACCATGGCGGTCAGCTGGATGACCATCGTGGTGCCCCTGCTCACCTTCGAGGTGCTGCTGGTGCACCGGCTGGACGGCCACAACACCTTCTCCTACGTCTCCATCTTCATCCCCCTCTGGCTCTCGCTGACCACCCTGATGGCCACCACATTCAGGCGCAAGGGGGGAAACCACTGGTGGTTTGGCATTCGCAGAGACTTCTGCCAGTTCCTGCTGGAGATCTTCCCGTGCCTGCGGGAGTATGGGAACATTTCCTACGATTTGCATCACGAAGACAGCGAAGACGCCGAAGACGCGTCTGTTCCAGATGCCCCTAAAATCGCCCCCATGTTTGGAAAGAAGGCCAGGGTGGTGATAACGCAGAGCCCTGGCAAGTATGTGCCCCCGCCTCCCAAGTTGAACATCGACATGCCGGATTAA